GATTACGGCCATTGGGTATAAATTGGGAGGAGCAACACTAGCTTATTTCACATTGCTCATCTGGATATTGCCTGCCACGGTTTTCATGGCGGTTACTGCATTGGGAATTTCTTTTTTTGAAAAAGGTACTTTGATCAGAATCAGTCAGTTCCTAAAACCAATGGGAGTAGCTTTCATTTTTTTTGCTGCTTTTCAAATTGGTCGAAAAGTGATCACCACAAAAACTGCTTTTTGGCTGATGGCTTTTTCCACCGCAGCAGGCATAATATTCAGATCACCTTACCTGGCACCAGCTATGATTTTGATTGGAGGCCTTGTTTCTTCTTCTAAATATCACAAACAAAAAAAGATGGAGAAAAAGCCTGTAAAGGTGAAATGGGGTAATTTGATATTGTGGGCAGCTATCCTGGTTGCTTTGGTGGCAGTGGGTGCCATAACCAAGTCATTACCTGTCAGGCTTTTTGAAAATTTTTATCGAAATGGAAGTATTGCCTTTGGTGGTGGTCATATACTTAAGCCATTGTTATTCAATGAGTTTGTAGAATTTAAAAAGTATTTAAGTCGGGATGAATTCTTGTCGGGGATTGCTATTGCCGAGATGATTCCCGGACCTACTTTTTCTATTGCTTCATATGTGGGCTCCTTGTCCATGCGTTCGTGGGGAATCAGTGGTCAGATTCTGGGTTCAGTGGTTGCCTCGGTGGGAATATTTTTGCCGGGTATTCTGATGATATTTTTTGTGGTGAAATTCTGGAATCAATTGAAGCAGTTCAGAGGTGTGAGGGCATCATTAGAAGGAATTAACGCCTCAAGTACCGGATTGACTTTAGCGGCAGGTACATCATTATTTCAACCTATGATTTATGATTGGGTGAGTATTATTACAGTAATCTTAACTTTTGCAATATTATATTCAGGAAAAATTCCCGGATACCTTTTGATACTTGGCGGTTTGATACTAGGAGCTATATTTTAATATTATGTCAGATTTTCTTACCTATTTTAACCTTGGATTTAAGCATATCACTGATCTGGGTGGATATGATCACATCCTTTTTATAGTTGCACTTTGTGCGGTTTATTTGATCAGTGACTGGAAACAATTGCTCTATATTGTCACTTTTTTTACGATTGGTCATTCCATTACCCTAGCTCTGGCAGTTTTAAAACTTGTAAATATTGATTCCAAGATTATTGAGTTTCTGATACCGGTTACCATAATGTTTACCGCCATTTCTAATTTATTTCAGAATTTACCGGAAAACTCACTTAAAAAATTCCCTACGCCAATTTCCAGATATTTATTGACCGGCTTTTTTGGGCTCATACATGGTTTAGGTTTTAGTAATTATCTAAAGAGTCTTTTAGGTGCTGAATCTGATATTATTGTCCCTCTTTTGTCGTTTAATATTGGGCTCGAAGTCGGACAGATAATTATTGTCATTATTTTCATGCTATTATCTTATATTTTTTACAATCTATTTAATTTCAAAAGAAAAGATATTAATCTTGTTACTTCCGGATTTGTAGCGGGAGTGACCATGACTTTACTCATCGATAAATGGGTATTTTGATTTAGTATTTCATTGACAGTCAAATATATATACTATTCTAAATTTTATTTTTTTATGAAAAAACTATTAATTTTTATGATGTTGAGCGTATCGGCCTTTGCACAGATGCCAACATCAAACCCTTACAATGCCAATACTCTTTTTGAACAAATGGGTCAGGCACTACCCACACCCAATACTTACCGCACTGCCAGTGGTGCTCCAGGTAAAGAATATTGGCAGCAAAAAGCCGATTATGACATAAAAGTTGAATTAGACGATGATAAACAGCATATTTCAGCCTCAGAAAAAATCACCTATTTAAACCAATCTCCTGATGTTTTGACTTATTTATGGCTGCAACTGGATCAAAATCATTTCAGTGATAAATCAGATGCTAAACTCACCCGTCAGACTTCAATCAGTCATGAAAGAGGGGCATCGTCAGGAACATTGAAAGGTTTAAATGATGTGACAGATAAAGACTATGGTTTTAAGATTTTGAAAGTGACCGACAAAGCCGGAAAGGCTTTAAAATATACAATCAATGGCACTATGATGCGAATTGATCTACCCATGGCATTGCCAAAAGGTCAAAACTTCGTATTTAATGTTGATTGGAGTTTTAACATTGTAGATGCCAATGCTACCAGAGCTAGAAGCGGATATGAGTATTTTGAAAAAGATGGTAACTATCTGTACGAAATGGCACAATGGTTTCCTCGTATGTGTGCTTACGATGATGTAAACGGTTGGCAGCACAAACAGTTTTTAGGCCAGGGCGAATTCACCCTTGTTTTTGGTGATTATAAAGTAGCGGTGACTGTGCCCAATGATATGGTAGTAGGGGCAACCGGGGAATTGCAGAATGCCAAAGAAGTGTTATCAGCTGCACAACAGGCCAGAATGCTTCAGGCAGAAACTTCCACAACTCCGGTTGTGATTGTAAATCAACAAGAAGCCGAACTGGCAGAGAAAGGGAAACCAACAGGTAAAAAAACATGGGTTTTTGCTGCAAAAAATGTAAGAGATTTTGCTTTTGCCGCTTCGCGTAAATTCATTTGGGATGCCATGAAAGTTGAAGTCGAAGGAAAAAAAGTATGGGCTATGTCTTTATATCCAAAAGAAGGAAACCCACTTTGGGGACAGTATTCCACCCGTTTGGTTGCACATACACTTACGCAATATTCGAAAAGAACATTTTCATATCCATATCCGGTTGCGTATTCAGTTCATGGCCCGGTAGGAGGGATGGAATACCCTATGATGAGCTTTAACGGTGCCAGACCACTACCTGATGGCACTTATTCTGAAGATATCAAGAACTTCCTGATTTTGGTGATTATCCATGAAGTTGGGCATAATTTTTTCCCAATGATTGTTAATAGTGACGAAAGACAGTGGTCATGGATGGATGAAGGCCTCAATAGCTTTCTTGAGGGGATTGTATGCCGTGAATGGGATCGTGATTTTCCTGCCGATGGAATTGAGCCTCAGCACATTGTTCCTTACATGAAATTAGATGCAGACAAGCAAAATGCAATAATGACTTCCAGTGACAATATTTTGCCTGGAACTTTCGGTCCAAATGCCTACTCAAAACCGGCTACCGGACTTAATATGCTCAGAGAAACCATCATGGGAAGAGAGCTTTTTGATTATGCTTTTAAAGAATATTCAAGAAGGTGGGCTTTTAAAAGTCCAACTCCGGCTGATTTTTTCCGTACCATGGAGGATGCTTCCGGTGTGGATTTGGACTGGTTTTGGAAAGGATGGTTTTACGGAGTCGATAACCTGGACCAGGCAATTGCTGAAGTGGAATGGATGGAGTTAGACGATCAGAACCCTGAGGTAAAAAAAGCTGCAGCCCGTACCGAAGAAAACACCAAAAAACAGACCATGAGCTATATCCGGGATAAAACTGATATCAAAAAATCAGTGGTAGAGGCCGATAGTACAATGAAAGATTTTTATAATCGATATGACAAAAATGCTGTTACCGATAAAGACAAGGGTCAATATCAAAAATATCTTGAATCGCTTTCGGCGGAAGATAGGGAGCTTATCAAAAACAAAAAGCAATATTATGTGCTGAAATTAAAAAACAAGGGTGGGTTGGTAATGCCGGTTTTGGTTCAAGCTCAGTTTGAAGATGGTACTACCCAGGATTTCAGGTTCCCGGTTGAAATATGGAGGCTAAATAATAAGGAAATCAAGAAAACTATTGTGACAGATAAAAAAGTTGCGAAATTTAAACTTGATCCTTACTTTGAATTGCCTGATGTGGATCCAACTGACAATGTTTTTCCAAAAGAACCCGAAAAACCTACCAAGTTCCAGCTTATGAAACAACAAAGTATGAGGCCTCAGGGTAGCAATCCTATGCAGGAAGCCCGCCAAAATACTGCTTCAGGTGCTGTCGGAGCAAGTGGTAAGAATTAAGTAATGAAAATAAAATGAAAGCGTTAAGCCCGGAGGAAACTTCGGGCTTTGTTTTGTAAAATGAATTTTATGAAGATAATTTTTATAAATAAGTTATTATCTCACTTCACAACTACATCAGTAAATCCAAATGTATCGCAATCAAAAAGTCCTTTGTCAGATAATTTTAGAGAGGGGATCACCAACAATGCCATAAATGAAAGGCTCATAAATGGCGATTTAAGTGTGCTTCCCAATTTATCTTTAACGAAATTATCTATCTGAGTATAATCTCTTGAAACCTCATAACCATTTTTATTACTCATCAATCCGGCGACTGGAAGAGGTAAAACTCCCATTTTGATATCAGAAACAGCAGAAATTCCACCTTTTTCTCTGATTATCAGATTTATTGCATCAGAAATAGATTCATCTTCAACACCTACAGCGATAATATTGTGTGAATCATGGGCCACCGAAGAGGCTATTGCACCATCTGTAAGTCCAAAACCTTTTATAAACGCAACCGCTGGAGGGGTCTCCTTATATCTGTTTAAAACAACTAGCTTCAATACATCATTATCATCAAAAAAACATTCTGCCTCTGTTTCGTCTTTTGAAAAGAATAATTTATCAGTAACCAACTGACCATCATTGACTTTGATTACATTGATTCCATGATAATCTGCAGGGTATTTTATTTTCATATCTGCAGCAGAAATTCTTCTTGCCGAAAAATTATTTACCGGATTAACCTGAATATCTTCAATCAATGTTTCACCTTTTTCAGCAACCAAATTACCATCAATATAGGTTTCAAGAATTTCGAAATCTTGCGGGTTATTTATTTTTACAAAGTCGGCAGTTTCGCCTTCTCTCAATAATCCAATGGGTAAGTCATAATGCCTGACAGGATTTAAAGAAGCCATTCGCAGTGCTTTAAATAAATCAAGTCCTTTAGCTACTGCTCTTTTAATCAGTAAATTAATATGTCCCGCTTCGAGATCGTCAGGGTGCTTGTCGTCTGAGCAAAACATCATTTGAGCCGAGTATTGCTCAGCCAATGGTATCAGTGCCTCAAAGTTTTTGGCTGCACTGCCTTCTCTGATTAAAATTTTAACGCCAAGCTTTAACTTTTCTTCGGCTTCTTCGAGCGTAAAACATTCATGGTCAGTACTGATGCCATGGGAAAAGTATTGTTGGGAAGCATCACCTCTTAAAGCTGGTGCATGACCGTCAATTGGCTTATTATATTTTTTTGCCAAAGCTATTTTCGCCAACACTTCGTCATTTCCAGATAAAACTCCCGGGAAATTCATCATTTCGGCTAGATAACCAATTTCAGGTTTAATTAGCAGGCCCTCAATTTCTTTAGAATTTATGGTAGCACCTGCACTCTCAAAATCAGTAGCAGGTACACATGAAGGAGCACCGAAACAAAATTTAAAAGGAACCTTTTTGCCCTTTTCAATCATAAAATCAACTCCTTTTACGCCAAGGACATTAGCGATTTCATGAGGATCTGATACAGTACCCACAGTGCCGTGAACAACAGCCATGCGGGCAAATTGAGACGGTACCAACATTGAGCTTTCGATATGAACATGTGAATCTACAAATCCGGGTAAATAGTAGGCTTCTTCCTGTTTTTCGGGCCCTAACTTTTCGATATTAAAAATTCGACCTTCAAAAACTGTTATTTCTCCAAAAAAAATCGTGTTGTCAAATATATTTATGATATTCCCGGAATATTTTTTCATACCTTTTGTTTTTTACAAATTTCAGAAATTTGTTTTACAAATCATTAATTTAATATCTTTTGCAAGATTTTTTTAAATAAAAATGCTTCTTCAGTAACCCGAAGAAGCGTATAAATCGATTAAAATATTATTTATTTATTATTACGCTGGCTTCAATCTCCACCAGGTATTTCTCATCTATTAATTTTGAAACTTCTACCATCGAGGTTACAGGTTTAATCTCTCTAAAAACCTCTCCGTGTGCTTTTCCGATTTTTTCCCAATTTTTTATATTAGTACAGTAAATTCTGGTTCTTACCACATCCTCCATTCTGGCACCCAATTGACTCAAAGTATTTTCGAATTTCATCAGGATGAACTTAGTCTGCAGGTATTCATCACCTTCTCCAATCAATTCACCGCTATTGTCGGTTGCAACAGTCCCACTTATTTCTATAATATTTCCTATTTTCACTGCTCTGCTATAACCAACAATATCTTCCCATTTCGCACCTGAAGTGATGTTTATTCTTTTCATCCTAGTTTTTTTGGTTTTTTACAAAAATAGAGAAATATACCCAATTTTACATTGAAGCGGTTGTTTTCTTCCAATGAAGATTAGTAATATTTTCTCCAACTTTTTTGCCTAAATCAAGACCAGCAACATTATCCTGACGAGTATGAATACCTCCATAGAGCCTGGAAATTCCACATTCTTCGGCTGTTTGCCATATTGTAGTGAAACTGCGGGCCTTATAATCTACATTTCTCAAGTAATCTTTGATTTTTGGAACGTGGGTGTTGTCAGTAAAACTTACATCATTTCCGAAAACCGAAATCAATGCCGTTGCTGTTGCGGCTCCCTGTGACGAATGACCCGAAGGAAAAGCCGGAAAAGGAGGCTCTGGCCAAAATTGTTCATAAGGCATTTTGATGTTTCTCAATATATATGGAGTTGGTCTAACCGAATGGTATGTGTATTTTACTTTCCAGCAACAAACAAATGCGTCGGCCACCGAAAGTCCAACCTTTGCGTAAACACTAGCTGCTTCAAAAAGATTAAGCTTCTTAAGTTGTACCAATTGTCTTGCCAGATTATACGAGTGACCAGCCGGTGCCGCAGATTCTGAGGGGTCGTCGCCCCACCAGAGAGCCAGTTCTTTTTGTTCTTTGGTAAGATTGACATTCATATCGTAAACCTCCTTGAACTCAGCAAAATATTTGGAATTTTTATCCGTACTGTAGTCCAAGATTTGAGGAATAGGAATACTGCCATTTAATGCCACCATAGGTCTGTTTTTTCCCCATGTCGGGGCCATTGGAGCCAAAATAGAAGATTGACCGTTGGAAGGCGGTGTCCAATACTGTAAGCCCTGAGGGATTTTGTATTTGAAATCAAAATTATTTAAATACCCCAGATTTCCACCATCGGTTATTGACCAATTGTAAATTTTTTCAGCAACGGATGTCCCGTATCTTTTCGACCTGTTTAAAATGGCGGTGTCTTTAACAACCAAGGTTCTTTGAATAAGAATATCATTATATAATGAATCAATCGGAAGTTTGTAATTATTCTGAGAATGTTGCCACATTCTGAACACCATATAGTATTGGCCTTCATTAAGAGCAGTTTCCCAGTCAATTTCACCTGTTGGTTTAGGTAAATCACCTAGCCCATTTAATTCAGGAGCTATTGATTGATAAATTATGCTCCCATTGACTACCGTTTCATATAGTGTTAAACCCATATACCCCATTGCTCTGCTGATATAAGTCGGGCTATTTAAGGGCTGATATCGTACAAATCTCAGAAGCTTTTCGGCCCATCTGTTTGTAATTTCAGAGCTAACCACTTTTTCGGTAGGTTTAATAATTTCCAATCCTTCCTTGTCTTTGGTACAGGAAATCAAAAAGCTTAAAGTGATTCCAAACAATAATAATTTCTTCATTTAAAATGTCAGATATGGTTCGATTTTGTTCAATGTATTCTCGTCGAGAATTTTAATTGACCTCAGATCATTAATATTTTTAAAATCACCGTGTTGCTTTCTGTATTCAAGAATTACTTTCCCCTGATTATAATTCAAATATGGATGCCTTATTTTATCTACTTTATTAATTGATATTTTTTTGACTCCCGAATTAATAAAAGCCATTTTTTTTAATTCGTCAACAGCTTCCGGTGCAATTCCATATGTTTCAGAAATCTGACTCAGATTATTGAATCCTCCCAACAGATCCCGGTATTTTATTATCCTGTTTGCAAATACCTTACCAATTCCTCTTACTTGCATCAGTTGGGTTGTGTCGGCGGAATTGATATCAAATTTTGTCGAAATTGTTGCTTTTTTTGTCCATTTTGGAGCTTCCACCGGGCTTTCAATTTTTATATTCAGATTTTCATCGGGGTCTTTTGCGGTGAAGCTATTTTTTTCTGGTAAAAGAATAAACGGTTGGAACTCCTCATAAATCTCGGGTTTTAGAATGTATATTTTTTTTAAATCCTCCTTGAATTTAAACTTACCGCCTTTCTGACGATATTTAAATATGGTTTTAGCTACATACATCGGAAAGCCCATTTTTTTAAAGTCGGCTTCAGTGGCTGTATTTGGGTCAAATGAAAATTTCACACCTTTAGAAGCGAATTTTTGCTTATCATAATCGTAATTTTTATTTTGATAATCATATTCCTTGTTTTTGAATTCGGGTATTTCAGTATGCCCGTATTCCTTAATTACAATGGTAGAGTTTTTATTGAAACTCAAATTAGAGAATAAATAATAAGCTAAAATGGAAATAAAAATAACGATTGTAGCTAGAATTGCCCCTTTGGCTTCTTCGATGGAGAAATCAAGTTGTTCTCTCAGGATGTTAATTATTCGTTTCATATCAGATTTAGAGCTAAAAAAAACTTCACTAAAATAATGAAGGTTAATGAAATTTTGTGCTAATGCATTAAAAAAAATACATTTTACAATTTAAAAAAAGCAATAGTATATTTTATTACTTATAATTTTAAAAATATGGACAGGTTTGGGATGAATTTTTAAAAAAAAAAGCCACCTTATACAGGCGGCTTTAAACTAATTTTTTCAGAATTTTTATAAACCTTCTTGTTCTCTATAGGTTACAACTAATTGATCACCAAGGAATTCTTCAAGGGCGGTAGAAGTAGGCTTTGGTTGTCTTTCGTAAAATTTAGAAATTTCAATTTGTTCTCTGTTTTCAAAAATCTCTTCCAGATTATCAACACTTGAGGCAAATTCGCTCAATTTTTGAGTCAATTCTTCTTTGGTTTTGATTGCAATTTGTTGAGCTCTTTTTGAAACCACAAAAACCGATTCGTAAATATTTCCGGTTTTTAATGCCAAAACATCCGTATCTCTCGTAACTATCGATGAATTAATAGCCATCTTTTTATATTTTTATTTTATTAAATTTAAAATCGGACTGCAAAAATAATCTAAATTATTGAAAAATAGCACAATTTGCTTAAGATTTCTCTTTCTCTGCGGCAATTTTTGCTTCTTCTATCAATTTTTCTGTTTTTGCAACTTGTTCCAAACCTTTCATAGCCCGATCATGTACTTTTTCTAAATCCTTTAAGTATTTGCTTTTTGGAAATTTGTCAACAAATTTTTCATAAAAAGTAATGGCTTCATTATACCTTTCTTTTTGTTTGGTATATAAGCTCACATCGGCTAATTCCTGCTGAGAAATCACCTGTATATATTGAAGTTCCTCAGTGAATTTTGAATCCGGAAAATCTTTAACAAAATTACTAACACTAACCACTGTGGCTTTGTAATTGGCTAAACCACTAAATGAAGGTTGGCGAGTTTTATAATACAATTTGGCTTTTTCATAAGCCTTCATTTCCAGACGATATCTGAGGTCATTAAGATCTTTTGTGCATTTATCAGCATATTTGCTTTCTGGATAGGTATTGATAAATGTCTGTAGGGCATCAATTGCTGTCAGGGTATTGGTTTGATCCAGGTTTGAGGGTGGTGAATCTTTAAACATGGAATAGGCATACATATAAAATGCTTCTTCTGCAAAAGGACTGTTGTTGTAAGTAGCATAAAATGACTTAAATGCATAGCTACTCATTTGAAATTGACCCTGATAATAATTGCAGTAAGCATTATAGAACTGTGCCTTTTCAGCAGTACTATCACCTTTCAGGAGTGGCGATATCTCTTCCAGTATCAGACCAGCTTTATAATATTGTGCGTTTTCGTAATACGTTATCGCAGCTTTATATTTTTCATCAAGAGTGCCCTTTTTCATGAGTTGATTAAACTTTTTGTTGCAGGAAATCTGCAGGAAGCCAACCAATATCAACAGAGCGAAAAGACTTTTTTTCTTAAAATTCATGTTACAAATGTACAAAATCCACAGCAATTAGAACGGAGGAAAATTAAAAATATTGAAGAGTAATATTAATTGTGTCTGACAAGAAGTTTTTTTGTGGCTATTTTTTTACCATTTACAATTAATTGGTACATATAAAATCCTGATTCCCAACCAGAAGTATTGATTCTGATTTTCTCAGATGATTTTGTCAAATCAAAGTCAGCCACGGGTTTACCTAGCAGGTTATAAAACGATAAACTTGCACTATTGTAGTCTCCATCAATTACATAGTCCAACGTAGTATATGAATCTGCCGGATTGGGATACACGTTTGAAATTTTATTTTTTTCAACATTACTTTCTGCAGCACTTGACAAAGTACTTTTGGGGTCTTGTTGTTTGCTTTTATTAACAATCAGCAAATCACGGTAATATTGGGTATAATTCGTTTTGGAATTGAAAGTCAAAGATTTGGGTAGGCTGTTTTTTCCTAAAAGATTAGAATTAGCGTTAGTCTTTTTTGGATCTTTTCCAATTGAAAGTCTTGATTGGCCTGCTGTTTTTTGACCCAATGCCACAGATACAGTCAAAAAGACTGCAATTGCTCCTGTAACTATATGAGTAAAAATTCGCATCGTTAATTCAAGTATAAATTTTGCTTATAATCAGACTTTTACAAAAATAATAAAATATTTTTCGCTTTCTACAATATTAGACGTTATTTTTTGTTAAAAGGTTGCCTTGAGAATAAAAAAAACTCTATTATTATTATTCTCAGCAAAAATTATACCTTATTTGATTAATCAGCAGGGTATTTTTCCTACTCTTGTGGCGTGTCGTCCACCTTCAAACTCCGTCTCAATAAAAGTTTTAACATATAATAAAGCCTCCTCATCATCAATAAATCGGGCTGGCAAACACATAATGTTGGCGTCGTTGTGTTGCCTGATCAGTTTGGCCACATTATTGTTCCATACTAATCCGGCCCTGATACCCTGATGCTTATTGGCAGTGATACAAACACCATTTCCGCTGCCACAAATAAGTATTCCGAAATCAAATTCTTTGTTTTCGACAGCGGAAGCCAGTGGATGAACCGTGTCGGGATAATCCATTGAATCAGCAGTATATGGGCCAAAATCGGAGGTTTGGAAATTCTGACTTTGAAGCCAGTTTAGAATTTTTTTCTTATATTCGAAACCGGCGTGGTCGCCTCCAATAGCAATTTTTAATGACATTTTTGTTAAACTTTAAATTGCAAATATACGTTTTAAATATCTTGTAGAGATAACAACAAATCAAAAAATGGAAGAAATAATAGAAGAAGTTAAGATTAAAGAAGCTTTCCTGGAACGCACATGGAACGAAATTCAAAGTCAGGATTCATGGCAAATCTTTAAAGCCATGGCTGAGTTTGTACAAGGTTATGAGAAATTGGCTAAAATTGGTCCAAGTGTGTCCATATTTGGGTCGGCAAGAACCAAACCCGGTACAAAATATTATACAATGGCCGAAGAAATTGCCGCTAAATTAGTAGAAAAAGGATATGGGGTAATTACAGGAGGTGGCCCGGGCATAATGGAAGCAGGAAATAAAGGTGCCAAAGAAAAAAGGGGTAAGTCGATTGGTCTGAATATAGTTTTGCCTTTTGAGCAAGTTCCTAACGACTATGTGGATAATGACAAGAGTATAAATTTCGATTACTTTTTTGCCAGAAAAGTATGTTTTATAAAATATTCTCAGGGGTTTGTGGTGTTGCCCGGTGGATTCGGGACATTGGATGAGCTATTTGAAGCTTTGACTTTGATTCAGACCAAGAAAATCGGTCGTTTTCCGATTGTTATGGTTGGAACAGAATATTGGGCAGGTCTGATTGATTGGGTAAAAAGTACGATGATTGCCGAAGGAAATATTAAACCGGATGATTTAAACCTGATAAAAGTAGTTGATACTGCAGAGGAAGCTGCTAAAGTGATTGAAGACTTTTACAGTAAATATATGTTGCAGCCCAATTTCTAAAAATTCCGGTTTTCAGAACATTAAATCCAAATCAAGGGATTCTTTTAGTTTCCAGAGGTTTGGATTTTTTTCGGCCATATTTTCAAACTTCTCCTGCTCAGTACGAGGCTTCATTTTAGTCTCTTCTGCCGTGATTATTGCTTCTATCTGAATAGTGCCATTATGAAGCTTTCTTTTTAGCAGTTCCAAAACATCCGACCTGATTTCGTAGAAAATATCCTTCAAAATCGTATTGGGAAGTTTGAAGGTCATGAGTGTACCCTCCAGTTCAAAATCTGATTCGAGTACACGGCTTTCGTTGGGCGAGGTTCGCTGGCGGGCGAGTTCCATCAAAACTCCCTTTGCCATCCCGAAAGTAAATTCTTTATTGTCTGTTATTTGAACTTCAAGACCACTGCTTGACTCCTTGGCTGTGTTGACGGCCTCTTCCAATGCTTTTACAGAGCGTAAAGATTTCATCGGTTTTCTGATCAGATTTTCAGTGGAAACCGATGGCGTTAGATTTGGAAGAGTTTGATTCTGGGCTGGCTGACTTACCGGATTTACTTGTACCGGAGGTTCAGAACTTTCTTCAACTACTTTTTTTTTTTGCCCTCAGTATCCTGAAGACCCCCCATATTTAATACGGCGTTGATTTGGGAAAGCTTCAAAAGCCCGATTTCTACATGTAAACGTTGGTTTTTGGAAGCTTTATAGTTGATGTCTATCTGGCTGCCCACACTTAATGCTGAAAGTAGGAAACTGGTGCTAACTTTCTGAGCCTGAGACAGATATTTTTGTTTGATATTTTCAGAAATCTCAAGAATATCAATGGTGGCAGGGTTTTTACAAACCAGAATATTGCGGAAATGCTCGTTGAGCCCAACAATAAACTGATGCGTATCAAAG
The sequence above is a segment of the Cytophagaceae bacterium genome. Coding sequences within it:
- a CDS encoding helix-hairpin-helix domain-containing protein; the encoded protein is MKRIINILREQLDFSIEEAKGAILATIVIFISILAYYLFSNLSFNKNSTIVIKEYGHTEIPEFKNKEYDYQNKNYDYDKQKFASKGVKFSFDPNTATEADFKKMGFPMYVAKTIFKYRQKGGKFKFKEDLKKIYILKPEIYEEFQPFILLPEKNSFTAKDPDENLNIKIESPVEAPKWTKKATISTKFDINSADTTQLMQVRGIGKVFANRIIKYRDLLGGFNNLSQISETYGIAPEAVDELKKMAFINSGVKKISINKVDKIRHPYLNYNQGKVILEYRKQHGDFKNINDLRSIKILDENTLNKIEPYLTF
- a CDS encoding DNA-directed RNA polymerase subunit omega, coding for MAINSSIVTRDTDVLALKTGNIYESVFVVSKRAQQIAIKTKEELTQKLSEFASSVDNLEEIFENREQIEISKFYERQPKPTSTALEEFLGDQLVVTYREQEGL
- the bamD gene encoding outer membrane protein assembly factor BamD, yielding MNFKKKSLFALLILVGFLQISCNKKFNQLMKKGTLDEKYKAAITYYENAQYYKAGLILEEISPLLKGDSTAEKAQFYNAYCNYYQGQFQMSSYAFKSFYATYNNSPFAEEAFYMYAYSMFKDSPPSNLDQTNTLTAIDALQTFINTYPESKYADKCTKDLNDLRYRLEMKAYEKAKLYYKTRQPSFSGLANYKATVVSVSNFVKDFPDSKFTEELQYIQVISQQELADVSLYTKQKERYNEAITFYEKFVDKFPKSKYLKDLEKVHDRAMKGLEQVAKTEKLIEEAKIAAEKEKS
- a CDS encoding T9SS type A sorting domain-containing protein, whose translation is MRIFTHIVTGAIAVFLTVSVALGQKTAGQSRLSIGKDPKKTNANSNLLGKNSLPKSLTFNSKTNYTQYYRDLLIVNKSKQQDPKSTLSSAAESNVEKNKISNVYPNPADSYTTLDYVIDGDYNSASLSFYNLLGKPVADFDLTKSSEKIRINTSGWESGFYMYQLIVNGKKIATKKLLVRHN
- the rpiB gene encoding ribose 5-phosphate isomerase B, which produces MSLKIAIGGDHAGFEYKKKILNWLQSQNFQTSDFGPYTADSMDYPDTVHPLASAVENKEFDFGILICGSGNGVCITANKHQGIRAGLVWNNNVAKLIRQHNDANIMCLPARFIDDEEALLYVKTFIETEFEGGRHATRVGKIPC
- a CDS encoding TIGR00730 family Rossman fold protein — encoded protein: MEEIIEEVKIKEAFLERTWNEIQSQDSWQIFKAMAEFVQGYEKLAKIGPSVSIFGSARTKPGTKYYTMAEEIAAKLVEKGYGVITGGGPGIMEAGNKGAKEKRGKSIGLNIVLPFEQVPNDYVDNDKSINFDYFFARKVCFIKYSQGFVVLPGGFGTLDELFEALTLIQTKKIGRFPIVMVGTEYWAGLIDWVKSTMIAEGNIKPDDLNLIKVVDTAEEAAKVIEDFYSKYMLQPNF